The Panicum virgatum strain AP13 chromosome 5K, P.virgatum_v5, whole genome shotgun sequence genome has a window encoding:
- the LOC120707079 gene encoding uncharacterized protein LOC120707079 translates to MIKLLESYEDEENNTQQYGDFIDSLDDESLYNLDNAMDALEINSERINTLEEVKTELMDQGNCDHDWIQGRGDYNIKCAFCIYYPSQENRFTCSICLKQACASCLKAGNQRWRQEVELEEEDKLLTRRVRNLENRINSLEVELEELRSKLEFSEVQKAEEKADKNIELKDQTIISNKDNSAIQSNNKDNSTIQLKDAIINFGSKYIVKLPFKEIVGIRIPVKVKLTPTITYKILALVDTGCTKNIMHDKYFARCPEIVHTIDQEKADISTDMSGIKKLHNQLAYNIEVQINNTKYIMDEITIRDLSMIHDDMILGLRFLQFSLQTTIIHEQGITFIPYQDNIPYITEVRKTISTNTGKSNLELQGADDNDLDDHTDEELGENIEEFHMANSCIECISLQSFAPNWYRDIKSKKDIDKIVQRLEDIQIIGEIPMKYWEKNGIVCKINIINPNYIIKTSPIEATPKDIEEFKMHIEELLKLRAIRESKSPHRSAAFIVRNHAEIVRGKSRMVINYKRLNDNTIDDGYNIPNKQEWINRIQGSKYFSKFDLKAGF, encoded by the coding sequence ATGATTAAGCTTTTAGAAAGTTATGAAGACGAAGAAAATAATACCCAACAATACGGAGACTTTATAGACTCTCTAGATGATGAAAGTTTATATAATCTGGATAATGCTATGGATGCATTAGAAATAAATAGTGAAAGAATTAATACCTTAGAGGAGGTTAAAACTGAATTAATGGATCAAGGAAATTGCGATCATGATTGGATTCAAGGAAGAGGTGACTATAATATTAAATGTGCTTTTTGCATTTATTATCCTAGTCAAGAAAATAGATTTACTTGTAGTATATGCTTAAAGCAAGCATGTGCTTCATGTTTAAAAGCTGGAAATCAAAGATGGAGACAGGAAGTAGAATTAGAAGAAGAAGATAAATTATTAACAAGAAGAGTTAGAAATTTagagaatagaataaatagtttAGAAGTGGAACTAGAAGAACTAAGAAGTAAGTTAGAATTCAGTGAGGTACAAAAGGCTGAAGAAAAGGCTGATAAGAATATTGAGTTAAAGGACCAGACGATAATAAGCAACAAGGATAATAGTGCAATACAGTCAAACAACAAAGATAATAGTACCATACAGTTAAAGGATGCTATAATAAACTTTGGTAGCAAATATATAGTCAAATTGCCATTTAAAGAAATTGTAGGAATAAGAATACCTGTGAAGGTAAAATTAACACCTACTATCACTTATAAAATTTTAGCATTAGTTGATACTGGCTGTACTAAAAATATTATGCATGATAAATATTTTGCGAGATGCCCAGAAATAGTTCATACAATAGATCAAGAAAAGGCAGATATATCCACTGACATGTCTGGAATAAAGAAGCTTCATAATCAGTTAGCCTACAATATTGAGGTACAAATAAATAATACTAAATATATTATGGATGAGATTACAATAAGAGACCTATCTATGATACATGATGATATGATCTTAGGACTAAGGTTTTTACAATTCTCGTTGCAAACAACGATCATACATGAGCAAGGAATTACATTTATTCCTTATCAAGATAATATCCCATACATAACAGAAGTACGTAAGACTATAAGTACCAATACCGGAAAGTCCAATTTAGAACTCCAAGGAGCTGATGATAATGACCTTGATGATCATACAGACGAGGAGTTAGGTGAAAATATAGAAGAGTTTCATATGGCAAACTCATGTATAGAATGTATTAGTTTACAATCTTTTGCACCCAATTGGTATAGAGATATAAAATCTAAAAAAGATATAGATAAAATTGTGCAAAGATTAGAAGATATTCAAATAATTGGAGAAATACCAATGAAATATTGGGAAAAGAATGGTATTGTGTGtaaaattaatataataaatcctAACTATATAATTAAGACAAGTCCTATTGAAGCTACACCTAAGGATATAGAAGAATTCAAGATGCATATTGAAGAGCTACTAAAATTAAGAGCCATAAGAGAAAGCAAAAGCCCTCATAGGTCAGCTGCATTTATAGTAAGAAATCATGCAGAAATAGTTAGAGGAAAATCAAGAATGGTTATTAATTATAAAAGATTGAATGATAACACTATAGATGATGGTTATAACATCCCTAATAAGCAAGAATGGATTAATAGAATACAAGGAAGTAAATATTTCTCAAAGTTTGATTTAAAAGCTGGGTTTTAG